Proteins from a single region of Acidobacteriota bacterium:
- a CDS encoding DUF4922 domain-containing protein, giving the protein MNWHARMLNADELKPYQKSQSEYGFRDDVVALIEHQKENWSALGEGYAALSQIETRRIESDGSSVVVQHNPRRVRSTAAAVDRASIEARKCFLCADHLPAEEKGIAYDENLVILCNPFPVLDNHLVITHKNHVEQKIDGHIEDLLALAFDLGEAFFVLYNGAECGASAPDHFHLQACSRKLLPIDEVLKNTEPSADIDCDVCEDLARRDFELFTLGDFGRSAIVFRAASRIEITNWAYQVIQALAAATGKPEPMMNLIAYFERGIFTLILFPRARHRPACFYGEGEARMMISPGAVDMAGILVMPEQAHYEKIDAGQIEAIFKEVSLPIEQVEEILEPLCAIQTPVGF; this is encoded by the coding sequence GTGAACTGGCATGCGCGGATGCTCAATGCGGATGAATTAAAACCCTATCAAAAAAGTCAAAGCGAATACGGTTTTCGTGACGATGTGGTGGCATTGATTGAACACCAGAAAGAAAACTGGTCGGCGCTCGGCGAAGGGTACGCGGCGCTTTCGCAAATTGAAACCCGCCGTATCGAAAGTGACGGCTCAAGCGTTGTCGTGCAGCACAATCCCCGTCGGGTTCGCAGCACTGCCGCCGCCGTTGATCGAGCCTCAATCGAAGCCCGCAAATGTTTTTTGTGCGCCGACCATTTGCCCGCAGAAGAGAAGGGCATTGCATACGATGAAAATCTCGTCATCCTCTGCAACCCTTTCCCGGTGCTCGATAACCATCTGGTCATTACCCATAAAAATCATGTCGAGCAAAAAATTGACGGGCACATCGAGGATTTGCTGGCGCTCGCCTTTGATTTAGGTGAAGCGTTTTTTGTGTTATACAACGGAGCCGAATGCGGCGCGTCGGCGCCAGACCACTTTCACCTGCAAGCCTGTTCGCGCAAGCTGTTGCCAATTGATGAAGTGTTGAAAAACACAGAGCCATCGGCGGATATTGACTGCGATGTCTGTGAAGATTTGGCGCGGCGCGATTTTGAATTGTTCACACTTGGCGATTTCGGGCGCAGCGCCATTGTCTTTCGCGCCGCTTCGCGCATTGAAATTACCAACTGGGCTTATCAAGTCATTCAGGCATTAGCCGCAGCCACCGGCAAACCTGAGCCGATGATGAATCTCATTGCCTATTTCGAGCGCGGCATTTTTACCTTGATTTTATTTCCGCGCGCCCGCCATCGCCCCGCCTGTTTTTACGGTGAAGGTGAAGCGCGAATGATGATTAGTCCGGGCGCTGTGGATATGGCTGGAATTCTGGTGATGCCCGAACAGGCGCATTATGAAAAGATTGATGCCGGGCAAATCGAAGCGATTTTTAAGGAAGTCAGTTTGCCGATTGAACAGGTAGAAGAAATTCTCGAACCGCTTTGTGCCATTCAAACTCCGGTTGGGTTTTGA